CCTTCATTTTTTTCTCCTCCTCCGCCGCCTGCAGGCCAGCAAAATCCTGCGGCTGCCCCGTCTTCTTCGGGTCAGGCCCCCCAGGCATCAAACAACCCGCAGCCGTCGTCAACGACTTTTTATTCGCCGCAGCCTCCGTCTTATCAGGGGGGAGGCTGGCGCCGGTAAGCGTCATGAGTTCGACGACAAAAAAATCGGCGTCCGCCGTTGGAAAAAAGAACCCGGATTTTTTTAGAACCCTGCCCAAAGTCGAGGCGCATTCCCATCTCGACGGCGCCTTAAGGCCCGAACTCGTTTTGAGATTGGCCAAGGAGCAAGGCCATCCGTTGGCTGAAAAATCCTTGGAAGAAATCGCCAAAATCGTCGTTGTTTCTTCAGCGCGCGATTCGTTAAAAGAAGTTTTGGACGCTTTTTTTACGATTTACCCTCTTCTTAAAGTCCCCGCAGCCATGGAAGAAGCGGCCTATGAAGCCTGCCGTCAGGCCAACAATGACCATGCCCTTTATTTTGAGACGCGTTTTGCGCCGTCTTTGATGGCCGGCGAACGCTTCGGTATGGATGAAATTCTTGACGGCGCGTTAAAGGGCCTGGCTCGAGGCCGCAAGGATTTCGGGGTTTCAAGCGGCGTCATCATCACCATGCTCAGGGATCATCCCCTCAAGGAAAACGAAGCCATGTTTCAATTGGCTTGCCGTTATAAGGATAAGGGCGTGGTCGGTTTGGATTTGGCCAATCATGAATCCGCGTCAAGCTTCGATGATTATGCGGATTTTTATCGGGAAGCCAAACGGCAAGGGTTGTTTACCACCGTGCACGCGGGTGAGGTCTATCCGAGCCCTGATTTGCCTGCCGTCCTGCGCGTGGGCATCGACCGCATCGGCCACGGCGTTTTTCTGCCGAAATATCCGGATTTGCTTCAGGAAGTCGCCTGGCGCAAAATCCCCATTGAGGTCAACCTTACCTCGAACGTGAGGACCGCTGCGGTCAAAAGTTATCAGGAGCACCCGTTGCCGAAATTCCTTGAACTCGGCATTCCCGTGATTTTAAATACCGATGATTACGGCATTTTCGGCATTGACTTGACGCATGAATATCAGGCCGCGGCCAAGGAGCTGCAATTGAGCCCGGCTGAGCTTTGCCGTATCGCCAGAAACGGCATTGACACGCTTTTTTGTTCCGACGAACGAAAAACCGAATGCCGTCGACTTTTTGACCAACAAAGCGCCGGACTTTGCTTTTGATGGTTAAGCTTGTTACCGGCGGCGCCGGCTACCTGGGCAGCCATCTGGCCAAAAAATTGCTCAAACAAGGCGAGCGCGTCCGGGTATTGGATATCGCGCGGACCAAATATCTGCCCCCGGAAGTCGAATTCGTCGAGGGGGACATCAGGGACAGAAGAGTCGTCGCCAAGGCGATGGAAGATGCGGATGTTGTTTTTCATCTCGCGTTCATTCAGTCCTTTTCCCGGCGTCCTGAACGGGAAAAATGGGAAATCGACATCGGCGGCACGCGCCATATGCTTGAGGCCGCCCTTGAAGTCGGCGTCCGGCGTTTCGTCCATACGTCAACCATTGAAATTTACGGAACACGGCCGCCGTTTCCCTGCACCGAAGACGCGCCGACGGATGATCCGGTGGGTTGGTATGGCCGCCATAAACTTGAGACCGAGTGGTTGTGCGGTTTGTTCATGAAGCAAGGCTTGGCGGTCACCATGTTGCGTTTGCCCACGATTTGCGGCCCCGGACACTACAATCACGGCCCCATGCTTGATCTTATGGACAGGATTTTGGCCGGCAAACCGGTTGCCGTAGCGGGCGATGGAAAAATTTACGGCAGTTTCGTCGGTTACGAGGATGCGCTTGATGCTTATTGCCTGGCTGCGGCCAAGGGTGAGGCGGTGGGCGAAGCTTTTAATGTGGCCGCAGCCGAGCCCGCGACTCACCGGGAAGTGTTACAAGCGATGATTGAGGCCGTCGGCAGCCGTTCAACAATCGTCGGCATTCCGCGTTTCCTGGTCGGCCCCGCCTTGCGCGTTTTGCGCGCCGCGGGCCTGTGGTCGCTGCCTGATTATCAAACCGGTTATATCCTTAATCACAATTGCTACGCCATTGACAAGGCTAAAAGGCTGTTGGGTTTTTCGCCTAAATGGTCGACGGCTCAGGCCGCGGCCGAGCTGATTAAATCTTATGC
This DNA window, taken from Elusimicrobiota bacterium, encodes the following:
- the add gene encoding adenosine deaminase, which encodes MSSTTKKSASAVGKKNPDFFRTLPKVEAHSHLDGALRPELVLRLAKEQGHPLAEKSLEEIAKIVVVSSARDSLKEVLDAFFTIYPLLKVPAAMEEAAYEACRQANNDHALYFETRFAPSLMAGERFGMDEILDGALKGLARGRKDFGVSSGVIITMLRDHPLKENEAMFQLACRYKDKGVVGLDLANHESASSFDDYADFYREAKRQGLFTTVHAGEVYPSPDLPAVLRVGIDRIGHGVFLPKYPDLLQEVAWRKIPIEVNLTSNVRTAAVKSYQEHPLPKFLELGIPVILNTDDYGIFGIDLTHEYQAAAKELQLSPAELCRIARNGIDTLFCSDERKTECRRLFDQQSAGLCF
- a CDS encoding NAD(P)-dependent oxidoreductase; translation: MVKLVTGGAGYLGSHLAKKLLKQGERVRVLDIARTKYLPPEVEFVEGDIRDRRVVAKAMEDADVVFHLAFIQSFSRRPEREKWEIDIGGTRHMLEAALEVGVRRFVHTSTIEIYGTRPPFPCTEDAPTDDPVGWYGRHKLETEWLCGLFMKQGLAVTMLRLPTICGPGHYNHGPMLDLMDRILAGKPVAVAGDGKIYGSFVGYEDALDAYCLAAAKGEAVGEAFNVAAAEPATHREVLQAMIEAVGSRSTIVGIPRFLVGPALRVLRAAGLWSLPDYQTGYILNHNCYAIDKAKRLLGFSPKWSTAQAAAELIKSYAVDRHYVRQRNRNY